The proteins below come from a single candidate division WOR-3 bacterium genomic window:
- the trpS gene encoding tryptophan--tRNA ligase, with translation MTEKRVFSGIQPSGRLHIGNYVGAMRNMIALQKEYFCIYGIVDYHAMTVHFDTKGMEQSILDCAIDYLAAGIDPEMSVLMVQSTVSEHTELAWILNTITPISWLLRVPTFKEKRQQNPDYVNMGLLDYPVLMAADILLYKAEVVPVGDDQLPHLELTREIVRRFNTLFGQLFPEPKAQLDEVRRILGLDGVNKMSKSLDNCIYLDDTKEEMWKKLSTAVTDVRRKRRTDPGNPEECNIFTMHKGFSKKEDIDYCARECRAAGIGCLDCKKILLDNMYKELEPIQEKQFQLRKNREYVLETLRNGRKKAKEIAVQTMDEIYTKLGIKLYH, from the coding sequence ATGACAGAGAAGAGGGTTTTCAGCGGTATCCAACCATCAGGGCGGTTGCATATTGGCAACTACGTTGGTGCGATGCGCAACATGATCGCACTGCAGAAGGAATATTTCTGTATCTACGGCATCGTTGACTATCACGCAATGACCGTGCATTTTGACACGAAGGGCATGGAGCAGAGTATCCTTGACTGTGCGATAGACTATCTGGCTGCGGGTATTGATCCCGAGATGAGTGTTCTGATGGTTCAATCAACCGTCTCCGAGCATACAGAATTGGCGTGGATTCTGAACACAATAACGCCAATTTCCTGGCTGTTAAGGGTCCCTACCTTCAAGGAGAAGAGACAGCAGAATCCAGACTACGTGAACATGGGTTTACTTGATTATCCGGTCTTAATGGCAGCAGATATACTGTTGTACAAAGCCGAAGTTGTGCCGGTTGGAGATGACCAGTTGCCGCATTTAGAATTGACCCGCGAGATCGTCAGACGGTTCAACACTCTTTTCGGCCAGCTTTTTCCCGAACCAAAGGCGCAACTGGATGAGGTGCGAAGGATTCTTGGTCTTGACGGCGTAAACAAGATGAGCAAGTCGCTCGATAATTGTATATATCTCGACGACACCAAAGAAGAGATGTGGAAGAAATTGTCGACCGCGGTGACGGATGTGAGAAGGAAGAGACGCACCGATCCGGGTAACCCGGAGGAGTGTAATATTTTCACCATGCACAAGGGTTTCTCAAAGAAAGAAGATATCGACTATTGCGCTCGTGAATGCCGAGCAGCAGGCATTGGCTGTCTCGATTGTAAGAAAATCCTTTTGGACAATATGTACAAGGAGTTAGAACCTATACAGGAGAAGCAGTTTCAGTTACGTAAAAACCGTGAATACGTTTTGGAAACGCTCCGTAATGGTAGAAAAAAAGCAAAGGAAATCGCAGTTCAAACAATGGACGAAATCTACACGAAGTTAGGTATCAAGCTGTACCATTAG
- a CDS encoding metallopeptidase TldD-related protein has translation MKNLADKIAAHGFADFKVIEVKSNENQLYLLKDRIESKRTIESQYYDITVYADHKSNDEMLRGEYNFIYKPSTDLKFYLEQAKFACSLIKNRYYGLVRTANFSKVELLDPRLENAEAIGIDLTDTIYQSVRDANVRLSSAEIYLKRSEVTLMTSTGIELSKLKDLIEVEITLIGKKGKKEQEMNFHLKRRRIEDLRLQDRIEEHMRHTVNMLNVKVPSSGKADVVFNASDVYGLMSPIIFHSSGKAKDQGMSRFSPNDRIVGQSKNDFTLKTSGIIPFGLYSDPFDDDGIPGQEHTIIDHGIFKKHWTTKRYADYLGVEPTGAFKNLIIEPPPNSVFANDNYYEIVQFSDLSPDPITGDLVAEIRFGYRVQKNKKTPVKGGSVGCNIFEALQNAYFSSDNTFEGHYLGPKTVVLKDLSISGQ, from the coding sequence ATGAAGAACCTTGCCGATAAAATCGCCGCACACGGATTTGCCGATTTCAAGGTCATTGAAGTCAAATCGAACGAGAATCAGCTGTATCTACTTAAGGACCGGATCGAATCAAAACGCACCATTGAAAGTCAATACTATGACATAACAGTCTACGCAGACCATAAAAGCAACGATGAAATGCTGCGCGGTGAATACAACTTCATTTACAAACCGAGCACCGACCTGAAGTTCTACCTTGAACAAGCCAAGTTCGCATGTTCGCTGATAAAGAATCGATATTATGGCCTGGTAAGAACTGCGAATTTCTCAAAAGTAGAATTGTTGGATCCACGACTGGAAAACGCAGAAGCAATCGGTATCGACCTGACCGATACGATCTATCAAAGCGTGAGAGATGCCAATGTTCGTCTTTCGAGCGCCGAGATATACCTGAAACGGTCCGAGGTTACGCTGATGACTTCAACAGGGATCGAGCTCAGCAAGCTAAAAGATCTGATCGAAGTCGAAATTACGCTCATCGGCAAGAAAGGGAAAAAAGAGCAGGAGATGAATTTCCATCTCAAGCGGAGACGCATTGAAGATTTGAGGCTGCAGGACCGTATCGAAGAACATATGAGACACACGGTCAACATGTTAAACGTCAAGGTACCCAGTAGCGGCAAGGCGGATGTAGTATTCAACGCATCTGATGTCTATGGATTAATGTCCCCGATTATTTTTCATAGTTCGGGCAAAGCCAAGGATCAAGGCATGAGCCGTTTCAGTCCTAACGATCGAATTGTCGGTCAATCTAAGAATGATTTCACCCTCAAAACAAGTGGTATCATACCGTTCGGGCTCTACAGCGATCCTTTCGACGATGATGGTATCCCCGGCCAGGAACATACTATAATCGATCACGGCATATTCAAGAAACATTGGACAACAAAACGTTACGCGGACTACCTTGGCGTCGAACCGACCGGCGCCTTCAAAAATCTGATCATTGAACCCCCGCCCAATTCCGTTTTCGCCAACGACAACTACTACGAAATCGTACAGTTCTCTGATTTGTCTCCGGATCCGATCACCGGCGATCTGGTTGCGGAAATCAGATTCGGTTACCGTGTGCAGAAAAACAAGAAAACACCGGTAAAAGGCGGTTCTGTCGGCTGCAATATCTTCGAGGCACTGCAGAATGCGTATTTTTCGAGCGATAATACCTTCGAGGGGCACTATCTGGGCCCCAAAACCGTCGTCTTGAAGGACCTGTCCATCAGCGGACAATAA
- a CDS encoding TldD/PmbA family protein produces MDQSLIDAIRTILGDVKARVPYVVGTLFSNRGLNIDLDRKDERLSSAPSNMGFVLSIFNGEHFEEFASDIIDKDHLVGFCRAALNTVEVKEPRHVLSPPAGGDQSFKTVEKIDPASVSLQEKMDVLRERRSRIINGKNVVNCAISYSEESSTKTFISHDGVINEEIRRISHYLVAYVSKGNGVKYDYFSTGGTGGLELIELPDGAIDEIITTGNQLLESEHIEAGFYDVVGTPEIAGLIAHEAFGHGVETDMYLQDRARSRDYLGKNIASPLVSIIDDPSLPGGYGSYFVDDEGNIAQATYIIKNGKFIRGLTHKYASAVLGLPSTANGRRESFARKIYTRMSNTFFKPGTDEPDDIIASVDNGVYLIKGLSGMEDPKGWGIQVLVLYGKEIKNGRITGRLFSPLGITGYVPDLLKSVSLVGKDFKVDVGICGKGHKEYVPVSSGGPHIKTRVRLG; encoded by the coding sequence ATGGATCAATCTCTGATCGACGCCATCAGGACTATTCTCGGTGATGTCAAAGCCAGAGTGCCATACGTAGTAGGCACTCTCTTCAGCAACCGGGGTCTCAATATCGACCTTGATAGAAAAGACGAACGGCTATCATCGGCTCCAAGCAATATGGGCTTTGTGTTATCGATTTTCAATGGCGAGCACTTTGAGGAATTTGCATCCGACATTATCGACAAGGACCACCTTGTGGGATTCTGCCGTGCAGCACTCAACACTGTAGAAGTCAAAGAGCCGAGACACGTCCTTTCGCCTCCAGCAGGAGGAGATCAATCATTCAAAACAGTTGAGAAGATCGACCCCGCCTCGGTATCCCTGCAGGAAAAGATGGATGTATTAAGGGAAAGGCGTTCGCGTATAATCAATGGCAAGAATGTAGTCAATTGCGCGATCAGCTATTCTGAAGAATCATCGACCAAAACCTTCATCAGCCATGATGGAGTAATAAACGAAGAAATACGGCGGATTTCTCACTACCTGGTTGCGTATGTATCTAAAGGCAACGGGGTGAAATACGACTATTTTTCAACAGGAGGAACAGGAGGCTTGGAACTGATTGAACTGCCAGATGGTGCAATCGACGAAATCATCACCACCGGCAATCAGCTGTTGGAGTCAGAGCACATCGAAGCCGGTTTCTACGATGTCGTTGGCACCCCCGAGATTGCCGGGCTGATAGCTCATGAAGCTTTTGGTCATGGAGTCGAGACAGATATGTATCTGCAGGACCGGGCCCGTTCAAGGGATTATCTCGGAAAGAATATTGCATCGCCGCTGGTAAGCATTATCGATGATCCATCATTGCCTGGTGGCTACGGTTCCTACTTCGTTGATGATGAAGGTAACATTGCGCAAGCTACATACATCATCAAGAACGGCAAGTTCATACGCGGGCTGACGCACAAATATGCGAGCGCAGTGCTCGGTCTGCCATCGACCGCAAACGGCCGACGGGAATCGTTCGCGCGGAAAATCTACACCAGGATGTCCAATACTTTTTTCAAACCAGGAACGGACGAACCTGATGATATCATTGCGTCAGTAGACAATGGTGTCTACCTGATCAAAGGATTGAGCGGTATGGAAGATCCCAAGGGGTGGGGAATACAGGTCCTGGTTTTGTACGGCAAAGAGATAAAGAATGGACGGATCACCGGACGGCTCTTCTCACCCCTCGGAATAACCGGATATGTGCCCGATCTCTTGAAGAGCGTCTCACTGGTCGGAAAAGACTTTAAGGTTGACGTAGGCATCTGCGGGAAAGGTCACAAAGAGTATGTACCAGTCTCAAGTGGAGGACCGCATATCAAAACCAGGGTACGCTTAGGATGA
- a CDS encoding NAD-dependent epimerase/dehydratase family protein — protein sequence MENERILVIGASGFVGKNLVPELAARNRVTILVRPTSNIDSFKNNTRICIRYGDLETGRGIVQALQDIDVVVHCAARTMGRTYWEFHRTNVVGTANLLQIMEERNAAKLLYLSSHAACGPSAGSAPMNEQQEQTPISFYGRTKKLAEDMIRNSSLSYVIVRPVSVYGPHDKEILTYIKLLNKGFCPVIGYGHKYLNLIFVKDLVTLIIKIIERDLFANRTYFANDGRCYSLYSVLASIASALGKKSFRIHIPESFAMFVGLLNDALLPPHKKLVTRDKIRELACQAWVCSNVRVTKEVNFQPRYSFEQGIVETIDWYKKHGYLS from the coding sequence TTGGAGAATGAACGGATACTGGTGATCGGGGCAAGCGGTTTTGTTGGCAAGAACCTCGTACCTGAACTTGCGGCGAGAAACCGCGTGACTATCCTCGTTCGACCGACCTCAAATATTGATTCATTCAAAAATAACACCAGGATTTGCATACGTTACGGGGACCTGGAAACGGGTCGCGGAATAGTACAGGCGCTCCAGGACATTGACGTTGTGGTTCACTGCGCCGCCCGGACCATGGGACGGACCTACTGGGAATTCCACAGAACAAATGTCGTCGGCACCGCGAACCTCTTACAAATAATGGAGGAGCGCAACGCAGCAAAATTACTGTACTTGAGCTCCCACGCAGCCTGTGGGCCAAGCGCTGGCAGCGCTCCAATGAACGAGCAGCAGGAACAAACGCCAATTTCATTCTATGGCCGCACGAAGAAGCTGGCTGAAGATATGATTCGGAACAGCAGTTTATCATATGTGATCGTTCGACCCGTTTCCGTATACGGTCCTCACGACAAGGAGATACTCACCTATATCAAACTGTTGAACAAGGGATTCTGTCCAGTCATAGGGTACGGTCATAAGTACCTCAATCTTATCTTCGTCAAAGATCTGGTTACCCTTATCATCAAAATCATCGAGCGCGATTTGTTTGCAAACCGAACTTATTTTGCAAATGATGGACGATGTTATTCACTATACTCGGTGCTGGCCTCAATCGCCAGCGCTCTGGGGAAAAAGAGCTTCCGAATACATATCCCCGAATCCTTCGCCATGTTTGTAGGATTGCTTAATGATGCTCTATTACCGCCACATAAGAAACTGGTGACCCGCGATAAGATAAGAGAACTCGCCTGCCAAGCCTGGGTGTGCAGCAATGTAAGGGTTACCAAGGAAGTAAACTTCCAACCCAGGTATTCATTCGAGCAGGGTATCGTCGAGACGATCGATTGGTACAAAAAACACGGTTATCTTTCCTGA
- a CDS encoding HD domain-containing protein, giving the protein MKSQYVDELKAGQSVKEIFALGKKIVKDKKDGGFYAILEFSDRTGTIDGISWDGDSLGEVSAGDFVFITGNVTEYSGRLQVVVNSMSLVEESEVDAGDFLPSYSGDINEVMKALQDFRANVRDASLRKLLDSFFDDNEFMILFRLAPAAKRVHHAYLGGLAVHTLSVLRVLKKIQSVYDFLNVDLLITGGILHDIGKIEEYTYKRSINISDRGRLLGHIVIGSEMVAERLRHIPGFPGDLRLKILHMILSHHGEKEWGSPKQPLFPEALVLHYADNLDSKIEMMRQIYSRHRGQNKQWSDYHPFLEREIYLGEES; this is encoded by the coding sequence ATGAAAAGTCAGTATGTCGATGAACTCAAGGCAGGTCAATCCGTCAAGGAGATTTTTGCGCTCGGCAAGAAGATAGTCAAAGACAAGAAGGACGGCGGTTTCTACGCTATCCTGGAATTTTCTGACCGTACCGGTACAATAGACGGCATCTCGTGGGATGGTGATAGCCTTGGTGAGGTTTCGGCTGGCGACTTCGTGTTCATAACCGGTAATGTTACTGAATATAGCGGACGATTGCAGGTTGTCGTTAATTCGATGAGCTTGGTAGAGGAAAGTGAGGTTGACGCGGGTGATTTCCTGCCAAGCTATTCCGGTGATATCAATGAAGTGATGAAAGCACTGCAGGATTTCAGGGCAAATGTGCGGGATGCGAGCTTACGCAAGCTCCTGGATTCTTTCTTTGACGATAATGAATTCATGATACTGTTTCGCCTGGCACCTGCTGCCAAGAGAGTTCATCATGCCTATCTCGGTGGTCTTGCCGTTCACACCCTGAGTGTACTCAGGGTGCTTAAGAAAATACAATCGGTTTATGACTTCCTGAATGTAGATTTGCTGATCACCGGCGGTATTTTGCATGATATCGGTAAGATCGAAGAATACACCTACAAAAGAAGTATCAACATTTCAGACCGCGGAAGATTGCTCGGCCACATCGTGATTGGTAGCGAGATGGTTGCTGAGCGCCTCAGGCACATTCCCGGTTTTCCCGGCGATCTCAGGTTGAAGATACTGCATATGATCTTATCTCACCACGGTGAAAAGGAATGGGGATCTCCGAAACAACCTTTGTTTCCTGAAGCCCTGGTGTTACATTATGCGGATAACCTTGATTCAAAAATAGAAATGATGAGGCAGATTTACTCAAGACATCGTGGTCAGAACAAACAGTGGAGCGATTACCATCCTTTTCTGGAACGGGAAATTTATCTCGGCGAGGAATCTTAG
- the thpR gene encoding RNA 2',3'-cyclic phosphodiesterase — translation MRTFLAVEVPQQERKIIDDFILTEAKSELPIKWVKFENLHITLKFLGEIDEKKKTDITPVIETICREHSSFKVKLEGLGCFPHPRNPRVLWVGVTQGGNELCAIADALEKELAQFGFKEEKRFHAHLTIGRIKKNCKVDDIVAKNIYTESFEVAAVVLFKSTLKPEGPVYDQLCSFTLQ, via the coding sequence ATGAGGACATTCCTGGCGGTCGAAGTACCGCAGCAAGAGAGGAAGATCATTGATGATTTTATCCTGACCGAGGCGAAGAGCGAATTGCCGATCAAATGGGTTAAATTTGAAAACCTGCACATAACACTCAAATTCCTTGGGGAAATAGATGAAAAGAAAAAGACGGATATTACACCGGTGATTGAGACGATTTGCCGTGAACATAGTTCTTTCAAAGTCAAATTAGAAGGACTGGGATGTTTTCCGCATCCGAGAAATCCCCGGGTGCTATGGGTCGGCGTGACGCAGGGCGGCAACGAGCTCTGTGCGATTGCTGATGCGCTGGAAAAGGAACTCGCGCAATTCGGATTCAAGGAGGAAAAGAGATTCCACGCGCATCTGACTATTGGACGGATAAAGAAAAACTGCAAAGTGGATGATATTGTTGCCAAGAATATCTACACGGAGTCCTTCGAAGTTGCCGCTGTCGTTCTCTTCAAATCCACGCTGAAGCCCGAGGGACCGGTATATGATCAGTTGTGCAGTTTTACGCTACAGTGA
- a CDS encoding T9SS type A sorting domain-containing protein → MRRLSVLLFLLCLSSGAWQSSEEFALTKISQINDLTISDNGETWVLSPSIISKIDENNGDLLIPIQIQNARALAVLGQGIYYVDNNNRLVMQSSDDRDNSVTTELNFINPTQMTALSVSGSPGLIVLEPTRIVFATPFETMSTLSTNAERFSVIPLADYSNRRTPFFTLSGNRIYTWSGGRFQNAENYTGRLLYSASNKILDFCADKRGNLYVLFTDSIAVLDISGQHKGKIGIGTISRGSRILSNPVNNNLVIFDRSTKSVQIISESGHVNEELIVLEKNRPNPVDNYTEISFTLSEPLYLTITIYNLIGEPVKLIAKDRFLQGTHHVTWKANDEKGNLVPNGVYFYRLESSRGVAIRQLIVLR, encoded by the coding sequence ATGAGACGATTAAGCGTCTTGTTGTTTCTTTTATGCCTCTCTTCGGGGGCGTGGCAATCAAGCGAGGAATTCGCTCTCACGAAAATCAGTCAGATCAATGATCTGACAATAAGCGATAACGGGGAGACCTGGGTACTCTCCCCATCTATAATCTCAAAGATCGACGAAAACAACGGCGATCTACTAATACCCATACAAATCCAGAATGCCCGCGCGCTCGCTGTGCTTGGCCAGGGTATTTACTACGTAGACAACAATAATAGACTCGTCATGCAATCATCCGACGACCGAGACAATTCAGTGACGACCGAGTTGAACTTCATAAACCCTACGCAGATGACCGCACTATCAGTATCTGGAAGTCCGGGGCTGATCGTGCTTGAACCAACCAGGATTGTTTTCGCCACTCCATTTGAAACCATGAGTACGCTGAGCACTAATGCGGAACGCTTCTCGGTAATACCGCTCGCCGATTACTCGAATCGACGCACACCTTTTTTCACATTGTCCGGTAACAGGATCTACACCTGGTCGGGCGGTAGATTCCAGAATGCGGAAAATTACACCGGCCGGCTTCTTTACAGCGCATCAAACAAAATACTTGACTTCTGTGCTGATAAAAGAGGCAATCTGTACGTGCTGTTTACTGACTCGATTGCTGTCCTGGACATCAGCGGCCAACATAAGGGTAAAATCGGTATTGGCACCATATCTCGTGGATCGAGGATCCTATCGAATCCAGTAAATAACAATCTGGTTATATTTGATCGTTCAACAAAAAGTGTACAAATCATTTCGGAATCCGGACATGTAAACGAAGAACTCATCGTGTTGGAAAAGAACCGGCCCAATCCAGTAGACAATTACACAGAGATCTCCTTTACCTTAAGTGAACCACTCTATCTCACGATAACTATATACAATTTGATCGGCGAACCGGTCAAACTAATTGCCAAGGACCGTTTTCTGCAAGGCACACACCATGTAACATGGAAGGCAAATGACGAAAAGGGAAATCTGGTACCCAATGGCGTCTATTTCTATCGGCTTGAGTCCAGCCGGGGTGTAGCCATAAGGCAACTGATTGTGCTCAGATAA
- a CDS encoding tRNA 2-thiocytidine biosynthesis TtcA family protein: protein MLEKHASVLVGVSGGIDSMVLLFLLLKYNEKYAQKWSIKAAHINEGFPDWDPDLLEEYLLAQNVQFVIAGGKINDRIRKVEDKCFFCSRARRKKLMEIAEGFDIFNIALAHHQEDVVETLLLNMLFTGRMGTLLPMQPIVRGRFTVVRPLYYMDKKIIVEIAQAMGLKSFGNPCPYYADSRREMIRQLLNQIEKKNPDIYTNIFHSIFDINKPYMP, encoded by the coding sequence TTGCTTGAAAAACACGCGAGCGTCCTGGTCGGCGTTTCAGGTGGAATTGACAGCATGGTGCTTTTGTTTCTGCTCCTGAAATACAATGAAAAATACGCACAAAAATGGAGCATCAAAGCCGCCCACATCAACGAAGGATTTCCTGACTGGGATCCAGATCTTCTCGAAGAATACCTCTTGGCCCAAAACGTTCAGTTTGTCATTGCCGGTGGCAAAATTAATGACAGAATTAGGAAGGTTGAGGATAAGTGTTTCTTCTGTTCCCGTGCAAGGCGTAAGAAGCTCATGGAGATCGCCGAAGGATTCGATATTTTCAACATCGCGCTGGCACATCATCAGGAAGATGTTGTCGAAACGTTGCTCCTCAACATGCTTTTCACAGGCCGGATGGGCACTCTTTTACCCATGCAACCAATCGTCCGCGGTCGCTTCACCGTTGTGCGCCCGCTGTATTATATGGATAAGAAAATCATTGTAGAAATCGCTCAGGCCATGGGTTTGAAGAGTTTTGGCAATCCGTGTCCTTATTATGCAGATTCAAGGCGTGAAATGATACGTCAGTTGCTGAACCAAATCGAAAAGAAAAACCCCGACATCTACACCAATATTTTCCACAGTATTTTTGACATAAACAAGCCGTACATGCCGTAA
- a CDS encoding UpxY family transcription antiterminator: protein MNNSMNWYAGYTKCNHERIVKKILQEKGVNTFLPEIIVPGRRKNRRILVKRPLFRNYLFIQIDALQENWIKVFRTPGLARICGNGRPMPIPDEDIDSIKIFVRSDRNIFPLPYLQVGTRVQVTSGPLSGAIGILVREDHRKRRLSVSLELMGQSVVVSLFDDEVRPF, encoded by the coding sequence GTGAATAATTCTATGAACTGGTATGCGGGATATACAAAATGCAACCACGAGCGCATCGTCAAGAAAATACTTCAGGAAAAAGGTGTTAATACTTTTCTTCCCGAAATTATCGTTCCAGGACGTCGTAAGAATCGCCGGATTTTGGTCAAACGTCCATTATTCAGAAACTACCTTTTCATTCAAATAGATGCATTGCAGGAAAACTGGATCAAAGTATTTCGAACCCCCGGGCTTGCCCGGATATGCGGTAACGGCAGGCCCATGCCCATTCCCGATGAAGACATCGATTCCATAAAGATCTTTGTCAGAAGCGACCGGAATATCTTCCCGCTACCTTATCTGCAAGTCGGTACGAGAGTCCAGGTCACTTCGGGTCCCCTATCCGGAGCGATTGGAATACTCGTTCGAGAAGATCATAGGAAGCGGAGGCTGTCGGTTTCGCTTGAATTGATGGGACAGTCAGTCGTCGTTTCGCTATTCGATGACGAAGTCAGACCTTTCTAA
- a CDS encoding SoxR reducing system RseC family protein encodes MRRKGRVIAVDGSKATICFETGEACAKCEAHEYCQTAGSAQSVVVDNSIGAVVGDEVHVEQTPGVGLAAASMLFGLPVVLALIGMIVGSRWNEIGALLVAVICFGLGLIIAKLLNNIIARRSAFLPRITEIIGREGS; translated from the coding sequence ATGCGAAGAAAGGGACGGGTAATAGCGGTTGATGGTTCGAAGGCGACAATATGTTTTGAGACAGGTGAAGCATGCGCAAAATGCGAGGCACATGAATATTGTCAGACCGCAGGGTCAGCTCAGTCGGTAGTTGTCGATAATAGCATCGGTGCAGTGGTCGGTGACGAAGTACATGTAGAGCAGACTCCTGGTGTAGGTCTTGCCGCTGCTTCTATGCTGTTCGGCCTGCCGGTCGTTCTTGCTCTGATTGGTATGATAGTGGGCTCGCGCTGGAACGAGATCGGAGCACTGTTAGTAGCCGTGATCTGTTTCGGGCTCGGATTGATCATCGCAAAATTGCTCAACAATATCATCGCCCGCAGGTCTGCTTTCTTGCCAAGAATAACAGAAATAATAGGGCGAGAAGGTTCTTGA
- the xth gene encoding exodeoxyribonuclease III, with protein sequence MKGGKVRMVSWNVNGLRAVYRKGFLGWLGDEQPNILCVQETKASVEQLPDELRDIPGYHVYYASAEKKGYSGVGVFSKLKPESVERGFGIKKFDVEGRVLTVDYGKFVLFNIYFPNGKISRDRLKYKMSFYDAFLALITSLQRTGKRLIICGDVNTAHREIDLARPKANSKVSGFLPEERAWIDKFIGCGLIDTFRVFNRQAGQYTWWDLKTRARERNIGWRIDYFFITENLRGRLDAAFILKDVMGSDHCPIGIDVTL encoded by the coding sequence ATGAAGGGTGGTAAGGTAAGGATGGTTTCCTGGAATGTCAATGGTCTGAGGGCGGTGTACAGGAAGGGTTTTTTGGGCTGGCTAGGTGACGAACAGCCAAACATTCTCTGTGTTCAGGAGACGAAGGCATCTGTTGAACAGCTCCCTGATGAGTTAAGAGACATTCCCGGATATCATGTCTACTATGCTTCGGCCGAGAAGAAAGGCTACAGCGGGGTAGGTGTATTCAGTAAGCTGAAACCGGAAAGCGTCGAACGGGGTTTTGGCATCAAAAAGTTTGATGTTGAGGGCCGGGTATTAACCGTCGATTACGGAAAATTCGTCTTGTTCAACATCTACTTTCCCAATGGTAAAATATCAAGGGATAGACTCAAATACAAGATGTCTTTCTACGATGCATTTCTTGCTCTCATCACGTCTTTACAGCGCACGGGCAAGCGGCTGATAATATGCGGCGATGTCAACACCGCTCATCGCGAAATCGATCTAGCCAGGCCGAAAGCGAACTCCAAGGTTTCCGGGTTCTTGCCCGAGGAACGTGCCTGGATCGACAAATTTATTGGTTGCGGCTTGATTGATACTTTCCGTGTTTTCAACAGACAAGCTGGGCAATATACCTGGTGGGACCTCAAGACACGCGCACGTGAGCGGAATATCGGATGGCGGATCGATTATTTTTTCATAACAGAAAATCTGCGCGGCCGTCTGGATGCTGCCTTTATTTTGAAGGACGTGATGGGTTCAGACCATTGTCCCATTGGTATTGATGTCACTCTATGA
- a CDS encoding PorV/PorQ family protein has product MRKVFFIFILFSALLVGATRPGAVFLLIWPGARATALSGAFSAVADDATACYYNQAGLAFLDGTIVSLQHAPWLPGLQGDMYYEYAGVTKSYNVGTFGLSIVYLTTGPTEVRNIEGIYLGTYTTFDISVGLNYGAKIKENLGIGIGWKFIYSYLVPPWVWGRMPELGINNGGIGITYAFDVGTIYKPFSFLTVAGALQNIGPDISYTESGASDPLPYTLRLGLRFQPINSKIIRIALTTDITKILVGMFADETQTFFENLRYEFNEAWKGIGLEIDYYNFVKLRAGYFIDDEGERVGFTYGGGIKAGGFSLDVGVDQDIYDFPTSNRKFSLSYQF; this is encoded by the coding sequence ATGCGTAAGGTTTTTTTCATCTTTATTCTGTTCTCGGCACTGTTGGTTGGTGCCACTCGTCCCGGTGCGGTATTCTTGCTCATCTGGCCCGGAGCAAGAGCAACTGCATTGAGCGGCGCATTTTCAGCCGTAGCCGATGATGCTACTGCCTGTTACTATAACCAAGCAGGGCTCGCCTTCCTTGATGGCACAATAGTATCCCTGCAGCATGCACCCTGGCTACCTGGTCTTCAAGGTGACATGTACTACGAATATGCCGGTGTCACGAAATCCTATAATGTCGGCACGTTCGGTTTGAGCATTGTATATCTTACGACGGGCCCAACAGAAGTACGCAATATCGAAGGTATATATCTTGGCACTTACACAACATTTGACATATCAGTTGGCTTGAACTACGGAGCAAAGATCAAAGAAAATCTGGGTATCGGGATAGGCTGGAAGTTCATATACTCATACCTCGTCCCCCCCTGGGTATGGGGTAGAATGCCCGAGTTGGGGATCAACAATGGCGGAATCGGCATAACCTACGCGTTCGATGTAGGCACTATCTACAAGCCCTTCTCTTTTCTCACCGTGGCGGGTGCATTGCAGAATATCGGTCCCGATATTAGCTACACAGAAAGCGGTGCCTCGGATCCGTTACCGTATACCTTGAGGCTTGGTCTTCGATTCCAGCCAATCAACAGCAAAATAATCCGTATTGCACTAACCACGGATATCACAAAGATCCTGGTCGGCATGTTCGCCGATGAAACACAGACTTTCTTTGAGAATTTGAGATACGAATTCAACGAAGCCTGGAAAGGCATCGGGCTGGAAATCGACTACTATAACTTCGTGAAACTGCGAGCAGGATATTTCATTGACGACGAAGGAGAGCGAGTCGGGTTCACCTACGGTGGTGGCATAAAGGCCGGTGGTTTTTCGCTCGATGTCGGGGTTGACCAGGACATCTATGATTTTCCGACATCTAACCGCAAATTTTCGCTTTCCTACCAGTTTTAG